In Mesorhizobium sp. J428, the genomic window CACCGCTCGCCGCTAGCGCGCGTCGCCTCCGACCATTTGCCGATCAAGGCGCGCCTCAAGCTCGCCGGCGCCGCGGCGGAGGGTGTTCGCGATGCGGCCTGACGTCCGTCTCACGGCTGGAGGGTCCTGAAGGGCGCGGCGATGGACACCGCCATCACCAGGACGGATGAGGACAGGGCCACCGCGGGCAAGAGCGGCCTGCTCCTGGTCTCGGAAAACGACGACGCGCTGGCCGTGCGCATCCTCGCCGCCCGCAGCGCCACCGCCACACTCGACCTGATGTACTACATCCTGCGCGACGACCGGTCGGGCGGGCTGCTGCTCAAGGAGATCGTCGCCGCCGCCGACCGCGGCGTGCAGGTGCGGCTCCTGATCGACGACATCAATCCGCAGTCGAGCGACGAGACCTATCTGGCGCTCAACAGTCACGCCAACATCGAACTGCGCCTGTTCAACCCCGCCGGCCTGCGCAACGGCTCGATCTTCCGCTGGCTGGAGCTGGTATCCCGCGCCTTCGCCCTGACGCGGCGCATGCATGCCAAAGCCTTCATCGCCGACAGGCGCATTGCGATCGTCGGTGGCCGCAACGTCGGCGACGAATATTTCGAGCGGACCGATTCCGCCTTCCGCGACCTCGACATGCTGATGCTAGGGAGCGCCGTGGAAGACACGGTGGCGATCTTCGAGCGCTATTGGACCTGCCCCGCCTCGCGGCCGCTGCATCTGGTGCACCCGACGGTACGCCGCCGCTCGGCAAGCAGGCTGCGCGTGGCCGAACTCGACGCCGCCAAGGTGATCGGCGATGCCCGTTCGATCGACGATTTCGTCGCCGCCCATGGCGGCATGCGCTGGTCGGACGGCGCGCGCGTGCTCGCCGACCCGCCGGAAAAGGTGCACGGCCGCCACTTCCGCTCCTGGCTGATGCGCACGCTGATGGTCGAGATACGCTCCGCGGAGCGCCGGCTGGAGATCGTCTCGCCCTATTTCATTCCCGGGCGCAGGGGTGCAGCGATCCTGGAGGAAATGGTCGGCAAGGGCGTAAGCGTCACCGTGCTCACCAATTCGCTTGCGGCGACCGACGTCGCGGCCGTGCACGGCGCCTACGCAAACTATCGCAAGCGGCTGCTCAGGGCAGGCGTAGCTCTCTACGAGTTCCAGCCCGCCGGGCGGCCGAAGAGAATCTCGGTCTTCGGCTCCAAGGGCGCCAGCCTGCACACAAAGGCCTTCGCTGTCGACGAGCGGCTGGGCTTCATCGGCTCGTTCAACTTCGACCCGCGCTCGGTTTCGCTCAATGCGGAAATGGGCGTGCTGTTCGAGGATCCGGGGCTGGTCGCGACCCTGCTCGACCATTTCGAGGCCGAGCGCGATCCGGACGTCAGCTACCGGCTCACGCTGGAGGGCAGCCGCATCCGCTGGAATCGCTCGGAGGGCGAGAACAGGCTGCGCTACGGCGAGCCCAAGGCAAGCGTCGGCCGGCGGCTGCTCGCTTTCGTCGTGCGCTGGCTGCCGATCGAATCGCAGTTGTAACGACTGGAAAGCCGGCCGGGACGCTCAGCTCGTCGCGAGCAGCCCGTCGATCAGCCGACGCACCGCCGCCTTCGCCTGATCGGCCGTGCGACCCTGGTCCTGGCGCAGGCGATACCAGACGTCGAAGCTGAGCGCTGCCAGGTAGGCGTCGAAGAGGGCCGCGTCGCGCTTCACCTCGGGAGGCAAGATCGTGCACAGCCGCTCGATGTCGGCATCGACGGCGCAGCGGTGCTTGGCCTTGAGGTAGTCGGACTGCAAAAGCCGCGCATTCGCCTGCACCTTGAAGGGCATCACCCATTCGAAGGCCTCGGCGCGGCGGTCGATAAGTTCGAGGATCTTGCCCCGCCAGTCGCTGGCGATGAACGGTCTGCTCATGATCGGCTGGATCTGCGCGTCGATATGGTCGCCGACCTCCTGGTAGAGGCTGTCCATATCCTCGAAATGGCGGAACACGGTGCGAAGCCCGACCTTGGCTTCTTCCGAGACTCGCTCGGCGCTCGGCATGATCTCGCGGTTGCGGATGAGGGTGATCAGCGCGTCGACGATGCACTTGCGGCTGCGCTCGGCACGAAGGCGGCGTCCGTCAGGCAAAGACACATCGTCCCGCAGCCGCTCGGCCGTCATGGTGTCGAATGTGGTCTCAGACATCTGCCTTTCTCCTTTCGCCGTTGCGAGCTTACATCATCTCCACAACTGTCGTCTTCCCTCTCCTGTTCCCCGCCCGGATTTTCCTGGACGGAGAGGACGGCCGGTCTGTCCCGGCCGCCCCTCAAACTCCGACTTAGCGGCCGGAGTAGTTTTCGTTCTGGTTGATCTGGAACCCGTCGGTGCCGGTCACGGTGGCGCTGGCCTGGCCGGAGACGACATGCGACGCGGCCTGCGAGCCTTCGATGGTCTGGCCGTAGGGGTTCACGCCGTAGAAGGCGGGGACTTCCTGAGCACCGGCAACGCCGGCGAGACCGAGGAGAGCGACGGAAGCGAGGAGGAACTTGTTCATTGTCTTTGCCTTTCGTTGAGGTTGGGCGCGGAGGCGGCGCATCGCCCGCCTCCCGTGCCGTGTCCCGGCTTACTTGCCGGAGTAGTTCTGGTTGCGGTTGATCTGGAAGCCGTCATGGCCGGGGACGGTCGAGTTCGACTGCTCGCGGACGATGGTGGCCGAATGAGCCTTCTGCTGCGGGGCTTCGACGGTCTGGCCGTAGGGGTTCACGCCGTAGAAGGCCGGGACTTCCTGAGCGCCGGCAACACCGGCCAGGCCGAGAAGAGCGACGGAAGCGAGGATGATCTTGTTCATTGTCTTTGCCTTTCGTTGAGAGGGCGCGGAGGCGGCGGATCGGCCGCCTCCCGTGCCGGATGCCGGATTACTTGCCGGCGTAGTTCTGGTTCAAGTTGATCTGGAAGCCGTCAGTGCCGGTGAGCGAAGCGCCCGACTGGCCGGAGACGATGGTCGCCGAATGGACGGTGCCCTGCGCATCGGCAGTCACGCCATAGGGGTTCTGGCCGTAGAAGGCCGGGACTTCCTGGGCGCCGGCAACGCCGGCCAGGCCGAGGAGAGCGACGGAAGCGAGAACGATCTTGTTCATTGTCTTTGCCTTTCTTGTGGGGGCTCGGCGGCGGCAGTTCGCGTCGTCGTCGTTGGCCTGACGAGGAAATAGGCACCTACAATGCCAATAACAAGTGGCATTGTTGATGTCATTTTATCACGACTTTGTGAGCCGGCTTGTGATGAGGAAAGACGGGCAGGTTCGCCTCTCCGCAGCGCCGTTGGCGTGGCAGCAGTTGCGGGAAGGAATCGCGGTTGTTGCAAAGGAGGCGGAAAGAGCTTTCCCGCAGGCATGGCGCGGTTACGCGCGGCGGCGATATCAGGGCCGTCCCGGCAGCCGGATTCCCCGGCAAGGGAGGGCCGCATGACCACGACCAGCGCACTGCGCGCCTTCACACTCGCCGCCTGCGCGGCGGGGCTCTTATTCTGGATCTACACGTTCCGGCACATCGCGCGCCTGCCGGCGGGCGACGGCTCGGGCTTCCAATGGCTCGCCGAAGTGCCCCTGACCGGCATCACGCTGGCCTGCATGCTGCCGGCGCTGCTGATGTCGATCTCCAACCGCGCGCTACCCGTCGCCGCGTCTCTCGCCGGCGCGGGGATTGTGCTGTACGCGCTGTTGTGGATGCAGCTGCTGCGCGAATTCCAGCCGGGGTGACGGGCACGCCCCATTGGGGCAGGTGCCGCCCTGCCCCTCGCCTCTCAGCCGCGCCGCGCGGCATCGATCGCGGCGACGTCGATCTTCTTCATCTCCATCATCGCCTCGAAGGCGCGCCTTGCTTCCTCGCCGCCGGCGGCCATCGCCTCGGTCAGCGTCCGCGGCGTGATCTGCCAGGAGACGCCCCAGCGGTCCTTGCACCAGCCGCAGACGCTTTCCTGTCCGCCATTGCCGACGATGGCGTTCCAGTAGTGGTCGGTCTCAGCCTGGTCGTCGGTGGCGATCTGGAACGAAAAGGCCTCGCTCTGCTTGAATGCCGTCCCGCCGTTGAGCCCGATGCAGGGAATGCCGGCGACGACGAAGTCGACCGTCAGCACGTCGCCCTTCTTGCCCGACGGAAAATCCGCCGGCGCGCGGTGCACCGCGTCGACCCGGCTGTCGGGAAAGATCTCGGCATAGAACCGGGCCGCGGCCTCGGCCTCCTTCTCATACCAGATGCAGATCGTGTTCTTGGGAATGGGCATGGTGTCTCCTCCTCGGGACTGGCCGGCCGTCTCGGCTCAGGGCGACGGCCGACAGAGAAAAGAAGGGTAGTC contains:
- a CDS encoding phospholipase D family protein — protein: MDTAITRTDEDRATAGKSGLLLVSENDDALAVRILAARSATATLDLMYYILRDDRSGGLLLKEIVAAADRGVQVRLLIDDINPQSSDETYLALNSHANIELRLFNPAGLRNGSIFRWLELVSRAFALTRRMHAKAFIADRRIAIVGGRNVGDEYFERTDSAFRDLDMLMLGSAVEDTVAIFERYWTCPASRPLHLVHPTVRRRSASRLRVAELDAAKVIGDARSIDDFVAAHGGMRWSDGARVLADPPEKVHGRHFRSWLMRTLMVEIRSAERRLEIVSPYFIPGRRGAAILEEMVGKGVSVTVLTNSLAATDVAAVHGAYANYRKRLLRAGVALYEFQPAGRPKRISVFGSKGASLHTKAFAVDERLGFIGSFNFDPRSVSLNAEMGVLFEDPGLVATLLDHFEAERDPDVSYRLTLEGSRIRWNRSEGENRLRYGEPKASVGRRLLAFVVRWLPIESQL
- a CDS encoding VOC family protein, with product MPIPKNTICIWYEKEAEAAARFYAEIFPDSRVDAVHRAPADFPSGKKGDVLTVDFVVAGIPCIGLNGGTAFKQSEAFSFQIATDDQAETDHYWNAIVGNGGQESVCGWCKDRWGVSWQITPRTLTEAMAAGGEEARRAFEAMMEMKKIDVAAIDAARRG
- a CDS encoding TetR/AcrR family transcriptional regulator, which produces MSETTFDTMTAERLRDDVSLPDGRRLRAERSRKCIVDALITLIRNREIMPSAERVSEEAKVGLRTVFRHFEDMDSLYQEVGDHIDAQIQPIMSRPFIASDWRGKILELIDRRAEAFEWVMPFKVQANARLLQSDYLKAKHRCAVDADIERLCTILPPEVKRDAALFDAYLAALSFDVWYRLRQDQGRTADQAKAAVRRLIDGLLATS